The Caldisericia bacterium genomic sequence AATTTTTTCAATCGAAGATAAATTTTTATTTATTTTACTAAATATCTCCTCTTCTCTTATTAATTCAACATCGTCTGGAAAAGAAATTGATGCTTCAATAGAAAGCATTAATTCATTTAAATCATTAATTATTTTTTTTATTTCATCTGTTAGCTTCCCCTCTAAAACATTTAATGAAGATTTTAATTCTATTAAATCTTGTGAATAAACTATTCTATTAATTGCTTCTGCCCTAATCAAATCAATTTTTCCATTTAAGAATGCTCTCTCAGTAAATTCACCTGGTCTAGATAATCTTGCGCCATATTCAACAATTAATTCTAATATTTTATTCATTAGAACAGGAGATGAAAGAGTTTGAATTTCAACAATGTCTTCTCCAGTATATGAATTTGGGCCTTTATAATAAATTATAATTGCATCTCCAAGTGATGAACCATCTTTATCTTTTAAGAAAAAATGTTTTGCTACCCTAGGTTCAATATTAATATCTTTTTGTAATAATTTTTTTAAAATATATAATGAATTTTCTCCTGAAATTCTAATAATTCCAATTGCACCATAACCTCTTGGTGTTGAAATATTTGCAATTGTATCACTGGTCATTATCAGTTGATTTTAAAGCAACAACAACCCTTCTGTTTGGTTCTTTTCCTATTGAATATGTGTAAACATATTGATTGTTGGCAAGAGTTGTGTGAATTATTTTTCTTGCCATAGCACTCATTGGTTGAAGTATCTGATCTTTTTTTGTTTTTCTTGCTTTAATTGCTGCTTCTATTGCGAGATTTCTAAGATAATCAATCTGTTTTTGTTTGTATCCTGAAATATCAACAATAAAGAGTCTTTTATCTTTAAAATTTCTGTGAATTATTGAATTTAATAAATATTGGATTGTGGCTA encodes the following:
- a CDS encoding KH domain-containing protein; amino-acid sequence: MMDKIFNVKLGEKDASKIVKGILGYFFEKFGEKIDFEIREKDEEVYVNILQLSKEKQALFIGKQGKVLATIQYLLNSIIHRNFKDKRLFIVDISGYKQKQIDYLRNLAIEAAIKARKTKKDQILQPMSAMARKIIHTTLANNQYVYTYSIGKEPNRRVVVALKSTDNDQ